The sequence GATATTCTAGAATGTTTGGAATTAATTTATCCAATATTACTTAGTTTTCGTAAAAATTAgtaattgttatttataatacACACTCGTatgcaaatacatataaaacgtgaAATAAGCATTTTGACATAAACATAGGcaaacatgtttttatttttcatagataagattataaatttaaaaaatgcaatttattttttaataataaaataatagaatACAGATTTGGTTTAGATTTGTTTCATTAACCgttgtattcaaaaatttattacgtatacatatgtataaaatttcatatacattgcttgacaatacaatggaaactttatttatttcagcAAATTAAATGTAGATACTTCTTAGCATTGGAAAAacaatggaaatttttaaacataaaaaataatgaagacTGTAAGATAAATAATATGTGAGAAAACGAtgtaaaattgtaatttgtaccattatttaaatatttattttaatttgataatttcttcttgtaatttttttcgtacaatatgttttttatataaatagagataaatattcaattaataaatcacCAGTTTCgataattataaaacaaatttcgtgAAAACTAAACATTTGGGAGGAAGACCTCATAAACTATTCCaaaacaagataatttaatggcaaaagaatttaaaatattactcCTCGGGATGTAttcaataatctaaaattggaaattagtcCCTGAATTGTTAGCAGCAGGGAAAGTAAGCTGGTCTAGGTTGCTATCGCCCGCGAAAATCGTCCGTGTTCCTAAAAAAAAATGCCATATTctcgaaaatattaaaaaatacaactttcttgagattttttttattttgacctatttattgaatatttagaAAAGTTTCCATAGATTTATCATCTTTATGATTCTCAAATTGATATAGTACATTTATTCACTTTTGTAATTtactaaaaatgttttgctcttTAGTGGCTTTGTTGACATACTTCCCTAAATTGCTATAAAAATTTGTCATATAAAACGTTTTATATGAAACACCCTGTTAATGTCAACTTCTAATGTTTACATCTTTTACAACCCTGTTATTCAAGTGCAGTTCTATTGTATTcaatttggtgttttttttaacagtcagcgaaaaatataaaaatctcaaaattatacataaatccagttaagttatttatatttcacttgtctaaaataaaataagcaacAATATGATACCAAAAAAGATGCCTGTAAAGGATGCTCACATAGTGAAAATTGCCGTGGAGTATGAAAATCATTTAGCACAATTGATAAATTTGGATCAGCGTCAACCTCTAACtggtaaataaattaatttttcatatttatttctatatgtatACGATTACATTGATATAAGGTAACACATTAATGGCTACCTGCAAAAGTTGCTATGAATTAATAGGAAATAAAGGATTTTTAAAGGAGTGCTCATCATTTGTTTTGAAACTGTTAAACCAACGCCCTTTTGTCATTAAACAATCAATTCAACTCGGTCATATATGCACAACAACACACGCACACACaggcaacaataataataataatgtgcaATCAGAGTTTATGAAGATTGTAAATGATTAAACATTCTAATAGTGCCAACAGGAAGGAAATTGGTgtttaatatatacaatttatgtgtctattattataattttgtatacccttcaccataagtggtatataagtttgtcattccgtttgtaatatccaCATTTAATTTGAGATcatggatcattatagatagctaGATAGATGTTCGTCTGACTGTTGAAAACAACTTATAAGCTTACAAACATTATTGCTATAGCAATATATCGGGTATAGTCCAGGtccagttgctatttaaaattggctgagatataaacaaaaatggctgagatataagcaaaaaaaccaCAACCTATATGtttgatctatatctgcattacaaagtcattaacatagaaaatatatgtagttATATAATGAGAAACAAGACTTTTCCAACGACCCATGATACAATAACTtgagaaggtagaatcactagggagagttttcaatatttagccctataacgtcaaactttgattttgatttttttcatatttttttatattttcttttgtttgacgttacaagaattgtataattgagaatttattttctactgggtgtaccttatgttgttgtatcatgCAACGACCTATATAATGTCACAGATATTAGGACCGACATTgggtcaaaatttaaatatatttttaaaaattcaccataaaaataagtttcaaaaaacttcaaaaaaatgattttcacaaaaaaaaaataaatttgctctcttagagctagtttctgggataaagAAAATCTACATTATTCGCTTTAACCTagattaaactaaaaatgtgtttctcaacttaatattttgttactatataatctaggtttaactgagcatcattggtgagttaaacctaagtatgaaatgccaaagcacaaagagatgaaaaataaaataaacaattcagcacagcagctctttgttttgatttgctttattagcatcaatataatttttaatatacattttatacactttaatgtcactttttcttttacaaagttaaaatttacaaacaaatttatgtacGCGAttgctttttgaaaaattttgaggaataaacatgtgatttgactgaaaagtatgacaatactaataaaattaatccattagtgAGAAACAGAATCATTGGTTAAAACCCGGCTAAATATGTTTCAggtttaatataacagcgtgttaagctgagtttaactgtatagtaagaaactagctcttagaGCTAGTTGAATAGGTGAATAGTAAGAAACTAGAAActcttagagctagtttcttactattcaaaagaaactagctctaagagctagtttaaaaaatatttattccgattttgaccctttgtagctccgacttactatggcgttatattcGTGATAGCCAAATTTGGTAtccaataaatacaaattagaaaaaaatactatttgctAAAAAAGAACTTTATAAAATGAATgattttactttatatttttttgtctccaggaaaaattcaagaaatctGCAGTTGCTGGGGTATTGTTGATCCCGAGAACTATGCTTTACAATTTTGCGAAGCTAACTATTTGAAATATGTTACGGAAAAAAATCgcaatgaaatcaaaaatggCTCTGTATTACGTCTCCAATATTCGCCCTCAAAAACAGCCAATGATACGCTGGAAACATTGCGCGCCGGTTCACCATGTGTCAAAGGTGACTGTTTGGAAAAATTATCTTCGCTTTCGGTAGACGTAACATTTGCTTTGGAATTTATAAAAGAACAAGGTCTGGGCATAATTATTAGCATGATTGAAGAGCCTTCGGAAAAGGAGGATAAAATACTTATACACAGTTTAAAAAGTTTCGTCGAACTTATGGAACATGGAACGGTATCGtgggaaattttacaaaatagttTTGTACAGcgtaatatttatattgtaagaaattttcaaaattttctcaaatgtACCGAAAGTGCTCTAtctaatttagaaaatattgtacagAATAGTACAAAATATACGTTGGTAGAGCAAGAGGTGACCTTGCAAGATCTATTGAGATTATTGCAAGATGCCAATTCGTCGGTTATCATACAAAATGCTATAGCCTTAATAAATGCTCTATTTATGAAAGCGGATGAGGGTAGAAAGCGTCAAATTGCCCACACAATTAGTGCTAAACAATATCGTTTGGCTTTGATTGGTAATGTAACAAGCACCGAGATGACCCACCAATTGTATGTTTTGCAAACTTTAACTTTGGGTTTGTTGGAGCAACGTATGCGCATGAAAATCAATGCCCAGGATCAGGATGCCCACGAAAAAATCAAAGAGTTGCGTAAAATAGCATTTGATGAATATTCCGATCTTATGAGTGGCATGGGAGGGGGTGGAGGTAATTGTTCGGGTACGGGTAATGTCAACTTTGCACAATATTACAAAAAGTTGGGTTTCAAATGTGACATTAATCCGGCCCaagattttattgaaacacCACCGGGAATTTTGGCTCTGGATTGTATGATTTATTTTGCACGCAACTTCGCGCAGCAGTATAGGAAAATTGTGCACGATAATTCGTGTCGTGGTGATGAGCATGAATGTCCTTTCGGTCGTACATCCATTGAATTAGTTAAGTTGCTGTGTGACATTCTACGCATCGGCGAATCGCCATCCGATCAGTCGGTCGATTTTCAACCCATGTTCTTTACACACGATCATCCATTTGAGGAATTCTTTTGCATTTGTATTATGACCCTAAATCGTACCTGGAAGGATATGCGCGCCACGGGCGAAGATTTTCTAAAGGTGTTTAGTGTTGTGCGTGAACAAATAACACGTACGTTAAAGCAACGTCCGGATAATCTAGAAGATTTTCGGGGTAAAATAGCTCACTTTACGTATCAGACAATTACGAATTTACGCCAGCAGGAGAGAACCTCCAAAGAGGAATGTGATTCGACTGCCTCGGCTATAGTTAAATTGAAGGAGAAAATATCGCCACATATTTTGGACTTGATAAAACAACAAAGACTGGCATTTTTAGTGGAAGGTGAGTCTTGAGGAGGGTCCATCATTAATCACCATCaagttttgattaaaaaaattatttagaaaaaaagttttttagtacatttttctaattaaaaaatgtttgaactcaacttttttatacaaaaatattttttgagtaatttttcaatcaaaaatctaataaaaccAAATGACTAGTTAATcattatattaatatttcacAGGTACCCGATTCTCGAAATATTCACGTGGCGCACGTTCAAAAGATAAATTTTGGTACGCACGTCTCTCGCCAAATCACAAAGTCATACACTATGGTGACTGTGACGAAAAGACAATACCAACCCTTGAAGAACTTTCCAATAAAGTATCAGTTGTTGATATCAAACAATTATTGGAGGGTAAAGAATGTCCCCATATGAAAGAAATACGCACACGCAAATCTGCGGTTAATTTGGCATTCTCCATAACATTTGACAGCATGGATCATTCAACATTGGATTTTGTGGCGCCCGATGAAATTGTATTCTACTACTGGACCGATGGCATCAATGCACTTTTGGGTCAAGAAATGGTTAGTAAACAGAAAAAGGAAGATTTTGATACCCTACTCTCCATGGAAATCAAACTGAGATTGTTAGATACGGAGGGGGTTGATATTAGCAAGGATCCACCACCCGTACCAGAAGATCccgaaaattatgatttttgttttgaaaattaagtATTATATACACATATATATTCCAACAGGTACATTTTAATCTCCAATTTTTTATTAGTCTcgcattaaaatatgtatgttaaaaaataaaattgaaaagccaaagttattctaaaagtatttaaacaaacGCACATACTGCAAATAAATCATTATAATCAATGTCTTTTTTCTACTgttattttatacaataaataaatttatatatattttatattatatataaaatcttCATTATATTAACAATATTAAGACACAAATATGTATAATGTTCATATGTGCAATTTTCATTTCCaacgaattaattttaaaaaaaattatactatatgtattgaaatgttttgtaataaaacaaataaaaatattcattattagtttcatttaaaattgagCTAGCTACAGATAGATTTCCTCATAGAAGAAATATTCAGCTAGCCATAGGATAGTTTTCCTTCACAGGAAATATTGAGCTAGCCATAGGATAGTTTTCCTCATAGGAAATATACGCATTTTACCTAAAgagttatattaattaaaattttaattttataataaatttatttaaattcttaaaaataaattaacaagaCATTGCTAAGCTatagtattaaatattattacaaaaaatattaatgtgtACATATTTTATGATATCGCTGCTGCACTTGCTTATGGAAGAACAAATAAATTGGTTTGTTGTTCATGTTTTATAATCTTTATAAACAAGTTGTTCGATATCTTTGTGCAATATATCATTGTAAGAAGTAAGATCAAATTGTAAGCTTAAAAATTGTTCGTTATAAAGCCAAGTTATATAGAATAAAATCTCCATTAATCCACTGTTGCCAACGATAAATTTACCGGAATTGTTTCTAATCAAAAGCCTAATATTATCCTCTAGCGGGCGGTAATTTACGGCGTCGTGCCTGATGGGCTCTATCCTAAGTTCTTAATCAAATGTTATCCTCCAAAAGAAGATCATTGTCATCACTGCGATCTGGTACGCAAACAAAGAACTCCAAAAGGTTGAGAATAGGGCCGCGAGAGAAGGGATTTTGATAACGGCCACGTTTGTCGCGTAAATATGGGTAACGTTTGTAGTTGAACATTTCGTTTGTAGTGAGATTCATGCAAGCATGGAGTATCTGAAAGAAAACAGtaatttttatagttaaattataattttgaagaaattttcaaCAGCATACCGAGGTGCAAGTCAATATCCAGCCTAAACCACAGAACACCACAGCCTCGACCAGTCCCAAAACGTAAAGTAATGTAAAACCTTCAATCATAACACAATAGCAAGCGAAATATATAGTAAAAGAACAATTTACAGCCACTGAGAGTACAAACAAAAAGAACCACATGCGATTGCGCAAACCTacgcaattataaataaatggaCAGTGATGATCGAAATATGCCACACAACGATTGCATACTCGGCAATGTTTGGCTCTAAGCGGCCTCAGGCAACGACAACTATGACATAGACGAGTCAGCATAAAATTACGCTTCTTGAGCTTGTCGAAATATGGTATTTGTTTAATAGCCCGATAATATGCGTCCGAACTTAATGGTATGTAGCCAGGATCGCGACGATTGGCAATAATCCAACTAATCCACATAACAGCATTCCAATAAATGAAACAATAATGCGAACGTCTTAAGATATTCCATGTTATGGGAATAGCCTGTA comes from Calliphora vicina chromosome 2, idCalVici1.1, whole genome shotgun sequence and encodes:
- the Ced-12 gene encoding engulfment and cell motility protein 1; protein product: MIPKKMPVKDAHIVKIAVEYENHLAQLINLDQRQPLTGKIQEICSCWGIVDPENYALQFCEANYLKYVTEKNRNEIKNGSVLRLQYSPSKTANDTLETLRAGSPCVKGDCLEKLSSLSVDVTFALEFIKEQGLGIIISMIEEPSEKEDKILIHSLKSFVELMEHGTVSWEILQNSFVQRNIYIVRNFQNFLKCTESALSNLENIVQNSTKYTLVEQEVTLQDLLRLLQDANSSVIIQNAIALINALFMKADEGRKRQIAHTISAKQYRLALIGNVTSTEMTHQLYVLQTLTLGLLEQRMRMKINAQDQDAHEKIKELRKIAFDEYSDLMSGMGGGGGNCSGTGNVNFAQYYKKLGFKCDINPAQDFIETPPGILALDCMIYFARNFAQQYRKIVHDNSCRGDEHECPFGRTSIELVKLLCDILRIGESPSDQSVDFQPMFFTHDHPFEEFFCICIMTLNRTWKDMRATGEDFLKVFSVVREQITRTLKQRPDNLEDFRGKIAHFTYQTITNLRQQERTSKEECDSTASAIVKLKEKISPHILDLIKQQRLAFLVEGTRFSKYSRGARSKDKFWYARLSPNHKVIHYGDCDEKTIPTLEELSNKVSVVDIKQLLEGKECPHMKEIRTRKSAVNLAFSITFDSMDHSTLDFVAPDEIVFYYWTDGINALLGQEMVSKQKKEDFDTLLSMEIKLRLLDTEGVDISKDPPPVPEDPENYDFCFEN